A section of the Triplophysa dalaica isolate WHDGS20190420 chromosome 8, ASM1584641v1, whole genome shotgun sequence genome encodes:
- the cnga4 gene encoding cyclic nucleotide-gated cation channel alpha-4 has product MILPICYNWVIIICRTCFYDIERTYLAVWLTLDYFCDFVYVFDTVIGFRTGFLEQGILVKDLSRLKMRYLRSSRFKWDIASLLPTDLLYLRLGIHTPFVRINRFLRTGRLNEALDRMETRTSYPNTFRVAKLMLYIFVLIHWNACVYFSLSNYIGFGADPWVYPNMSDPDFASTRRQYFYCFWFSTLILTTVGDTPPPEREEEYLFLIADMLIAVLVFASVVGSMGDVISSLRDRDNAFFPNHELVKGYLRSRRISKELQKRVSDWYQHLHINKKITRENEILQHLPITLQTATAVSVHLPILSKVTIFQNCENSLLEQLVLKLRPQVYSPGEYVCRKGDVGHEMYIINEGKLAVVADDGITQFAVLGDGNFFGEISILNIKGNKSGNRRTANIRSIGHSDLFSLSKEDLTETLLEYPAAKRLLEEKGRQILTKMGMLEETEEEEVEQEKTEDKVKRLEGSLETLQTKLARLIAELESSACKMMHRVDQLEVQTEGWEGIVAEGAQGDIEYQLKVKEREIGDGDGEGEGEGEKEDEEEPLVEGERGECDGGEESLGEKVKKVGTDK; this is encoded by the exons ATGATTCTTCCTATCTGCTACAACTGGGTCATCATAATATGCAG gactTGTTTCTATGACATTGAGAGGACATATTTGGCAGTATGGCTAACCTTGGACTATTTCTGTGACTTTGTCTATGTATTTGACACAGTTATTGGGTTTCGCACAG GTTTTCTTGAGCAGGGCATCCTGGTGAAAGACTTGTCGCGTTTGAAGATGCGATACCTGCGCTCTTCTCGCTTCAAGTGGGACATCGCCTCCTTGTTGCCCACCGATTTGCTGTACCTGCGGCTGGGTATTCACACGCCTTTTGTCCGGATCAATCGCTTTCTACGCACAGGCCGTTTAAACGAGGCACTGGACCGCATGGAAACACGCACATCCTACCCTAATACTTTCCGTGTCGCCAAACTGATGTTGTATATTTTCGTGCTCATCCACTGGAACGCATGCGTCTACTTCTCTCTCTCCAATTATATAGGGTTCGGAGCGGATCCCTGGGTCTATCCCAACATGTCCGACCCCGACTTCGCTTCCACAAGACGCCAGTAtttttattgcttctggttttcGACTCTCATTCTCACCACGGTTGGAGACACACCGCCCCCGGAGCGCGAGGAAGAGTATCTGTTCCTGATCGCAGACATGTTGATCGCAGTGCTGGTGTTTGCATCAGTCGTGGGGAGCATGGGGGACGTGATATCAAGCCTGCGTGATCGTGACAACGCGTTCTTTCCAAATCACGAGCTGGTGAAAGGTTACCTGCGCAGCCGTCGCATTAGCAAAGAACTGCAGAAGCGTGTCAGTGACTGGTATCAACATCTGCACATTAACAA AAAGATTACACGGGAGAATGAGATTCTTCAGCACCTCCCGATCACACTTCAGACAGCGACTGCCGTGAGCGTCCATTTGCCTATTCTGTCCAAAGTCACCATCTTTCAGAACTGTGAGAACAGCCTGTTGGAACAGCTGGTGCTCAAACTCAGGCCACAG GTGTATAGCCCAGGAGAGTATGTGTGCAGGAAGGGTGATGTGGGTCATGAGATGTACATTATTAATGAGGGCAAGCTTGCAGTGGTGGCAGACGATGGAATCACTCAGTTTGCTGTCCTGGGGGATGGAAACTTCTTTGGAGAAATCAGTATCCTGAATATCAAAG GTAACAAATCAGGCAACAGACGCACAGCCAACATTCGCAGCATTGGTCACTCAGATCTGTTCAGCCTGTCCAAAGAGGACCTGACTGAAACACTTCTGGAGTACCCTGCTGCCAAGCGCCTGCTGGAAGAGAAGGGTCGCCAAATCCTAACGAAGATGGGCATGCTGGAAGAGACGGAAGAGGAAGAGGTAGAGCAGGAGAAAACAGAAGACAAAGTGAAACGGTTAGAAGGCAGCCTGGAGACCCTGCAGACCAAACTGGCTCGCCTGATTGCTGAACTGGAGTCCAGCGCCTGTAAAATGATGCATCGAGTGGACCAACTGGAGGTGCAGACGGAAGGATGGGAAGGCATTGTGGCGGAAGGGGCACAGGGAGATATTGAATACCAGCTGAAGGTGAAGGAAAGGGAAATTGGGGATGGGGATGGGGAAGGAGAAGGAGAAGGAGAAAAGGAAGACGAAGAAGAACCACTGGTGGAAGGGGAGAGAGGAGAGTGTGATGGAGGAGAGGAGAGCCTTGGAGAAAAGGTGAAGAAAGTAGGAACAGATAAATGA